From Mus pahari chromosome 20, PAHARI_EIJ_v1.1, whole genome shotgun sequence, the proteins below share one genomic window:
- the LOC110337733 gene encoding thyrotropin-releasing hormone receptor-like, which produces MDGPSNVTLIPSDTTLGLPEYKVVSVFLVLLVCTVGIVGNAMVVLVVLTSRDMHTPTNCYLVSLALADLIVLLPAGLPNVSDSLAGHWIYGHAGCLGITYFQYLGINVSSCSILAFTVERYIAICHPMRAQTVCTVARARRIIAGIWGVTSLYCLLWFFLVDLNVRDNQRLECGYKVSRGLYLPIYLLDFAVFFIAPLLGTLVLYGFIGRILFQSSLSQEAWQKERQPHGQSEGTPGNCSRSKSSMSSRKQATRMLAVVVLLFAVLWTPYRTLVLLNSFLARPFLDPWVLLFCRTCVYTNSAINPVIYSLMSQKFRTAFLKLCWCRAAGPQRCAASVPISNYSAAAQETSLGTEKLQPSSHEVSGPTAAASLHCQQEPHFSVL; this is translated from the exons ATGGATGGCCCCAGCAATGTCACACTCATTCCCAGTGACACCACACTGGGCCTGCCAGAGTACAAGGTGGTCTCAGTCTTCCTGGTCCTTCTGGTGTGCACCGTGGGCATCGTGGGCAATGCCATGGTGGTTCTGGTGGTGCTGACCTCACGTGACATGCATACACCCACCAACTGCTACCTGGTCAGCCTGGCTCTCGCTGACCTCATTGTGCTGCTGCCTGCGGGGCTGCCCAATGTCTCTGACAGCCTGGCGGGGCACTGGATCTACGGACACGCTGGCTGCTTGGGCATCACCTACTTCCAGTACCTAGGCATCAATGTCTCCTCCTGCTCCATCCTGGCCTTCACTGTGGAGAG GTACATTGCCATTTGCCACCCAATGAGAGCACAGACCGTGTGCACTGTGGCCCGGGCCAGACGGATCATCGCGGGCATTTGGGGGGTCACGTCCCTCTATTGCTTACTCTGGTTTTTCCTGGTGGACCTCAATGTCCGTGACAATCAGCGCCTGGAATGTGGCTATAAGGTGTCCCGAGGCCTCTACCTGCCCATCTACCTGCTGGACTTCGCTGTCTTCTTCATCGCACCCTTGCTGGGGACCCTCGTGCTCTATGGGTTCATCGGGAGGATCTTATTTCAGAGCTCATTGTCCCAGGAGGCCTGGCAGAAGGAGAGGCAGCCCCATGGGCAGAGCGAGGGTACACCAGGCAACTGCTCTAGGTCCAAGAGCTCCATGTCCTCCAGGAAACAG GCCACCAGGATGCTGGCCGTGGTTGTGTTGTTGTTTGCAGTGCTCTGGACCCCCTACCGCACATTGGTCCTGCTCAATTCCTTCCTGGCCCGTCCTTTCCTGGACCCCTGGGTCCTGCTGTTCTGTCGCACCTGTGTCTACACCAACAGCGCCATCAACCCTGTCATCTACAGCCTCATGTCGCAGAAGTTCCGGACGGCCTTCCTGAAACTGTGCTGGTGCCGGGCAGCTGGGCCCCAGAGGTGTGCAGCAAGCGTTCCCATCAGCAACTACAGTGCTGCTGCCCAGGAGACCTCACTAGGAACTGAGAAGTTGCAGCCAAGCTCCCATGAGGTCTCAGGTCCGACAGCAGCTGCTTCCCTGCATTGCCAGCAGGAGCCCCACTTCAGTGTGCTCTGA